In the Brassica napus cultivar Da-Ae chromosome A7, Da-Ae, whole genome shotgun sequence genome, one interval contains:
- the LOC106405711 gene encoding probable LRR receptor-like serine/threonine-protein kinase At1g74360, with the protein MIMAEDDSQSLCLVYFLLFVLITAISVAGDSLDSDREVLLSLKTYLESCNPTNRGVYTEWKTEKQDVCNQWPGISCMPEGSRVTGINLSDSTISGALFQNFSALTQLTYLDLSKNTIEGSIPDDLSRCQNLKHLNLSHNILDGELTISGLSNLEVLDLSVNRIAGDVHSTFPTLCNRLVVANLSTNNFTGRMDDIFDGCPHLKYVDFSSNGFRGEIWPSFGRLVQFSVSENHHLSGKITPTMFRGNCTLQVLDLSDNEFVGEFPGQVSNCQSLEVLSLWGNNFTGKVPAQIGSISSLRGLYLGNNKFSRDIPETLLNLTNLIFLDLSRNSFGGDVQEIFGRFTQVKYLVLHENSYVGGINSSKILTLPNLSRLDLSKNSFSGQLPPEISRMQSLKFLILAYNNFSGDIPKEYGNMPNLQALDLSFNKLTGSIPASFGKLTSLLWLMLANNSLSGEIPREIGNCSSLLWFNAANNQLSGGLHPELTLMGSNPSPTFEVNKRNTDNIIAGSGECLAMRRWIPAEFPPFNFVYAILTKKSCRSLWDHVLKGYGLFPVCSPGSTVRTLDISAYLQLSGNKLTGEVPANISRMKKLSMLHLGFNEFHGQLSKEIGKLPLAFLNLTRNNFSGQIPEEIENLKCLQNLDLSYNNFSGNFPTSLNNLSELSKFNISYNPFITGVIPSTGQLTTFEKESFLGNPLLQFPSFFNQSGNNNNKTRTQITYQKLGHRPGTILVVCISSALALVFIACVVVISIILMVVKSSRQSETDLLDGSKIRHDSSGGSSPWLSGKIKVIRLDKSTFTYTDILNATSNFSEERVVGKGGYGTVYRGVLPDGREVAVKKLQREGTEAEKEFRAEMEVLSANAYGDWAHPNLVKLYGWCLDESEKILVHEYMGGGSLEELITDKTKLTWKRRIDIAKDVARALVFLHHECYPSIVHRDVKASNVLLDKHGNARVTDFGLARLLNVGDSHVSTVIAGTIGYVAPEYGQTWQATTRGDVYSYGVLIMELATGRRAVDGGEECLVEWAKRVMMAGNVTVKGSPFTLSGTKAGYGAEEMTELLKVGVKCTADQPQARPNMKEVLSMLVKISSKAELFNGLSSPPQVYIEM; encoded by the exons ATGATTATGGCCGAAGATGATTCTCAGTCACTTTGCTTGGTTTATTTCTTACTCTTCGTTTTGATCACAG CCATATCAGTGGCGGGAGATTCTCTTGACAGTGATAGAGAAGTCTTACTAAGCCTCAAAACTTACCTTGAATCCTGTAACCCAACGAACCGAGGAGTGTACACAGAGTGGAAAACAGAGAAGCAAGATGTGTGTAATCAATGGCCTGGGATCTCATGTATGCCAGAGGGAAGTAGAGTCACAGGCATCAACCTAAGCGACTCCACCATCTCAGGTGCTCTGTTCCAAAACTTCTCCGCCTTAACGCAGCTCACTTACCTCGATTTATCAAAGAACACGATCGAAGGATCAATACCAGACGACCTTAGCCGTTGCCAAAACCTGAAACATCTCAATCTTTCTCACAACATCCTCGACGGGGAGCTCACCATATCAGGACTATCAAATCTCGAGGTTCTTGATCTGTCGGTTAATAGAATCGCTGGTGATGTCCACTCCACTTTCCCGACGCTATGCAACCGTTTGGTCGTTGCGAATCTATCCACCAATAACTTCACTGGCAGGATGGACGACATCTTCGACGGTTGTCCGCATCTAAAGTACGTCGACTTCAGTTCCAACGGATTCAGGGGAGAGATATGGCCTAGTTTTGGGAGGTTGGTCCAGTTCTCGGTTTCCGAGAATCATCATCTCTCCGGGAAGATCACACCTACAATGTTCAGAGGGAACTGCACTCTCCAAGTGTTGGATTTGTCTGACAACGAGTTTGTGGGTGAGTTTCCGGGACAAGTCTCGAATTGTCAGAGCCTGGAGGTATTGAGTCTGTGGGGAAACAACTTCACTGGGAAGGTTCCAGCTCAGATAGGCTCTATATCCTCTCTCAGAGGCTTGTACTTAGGGAATAATAAATTCTCTCGAGACATACCTGAAACTCTACTGAACTTGACCAACTTGATCTTTCTAGACTTGAGTAGAAACAGCTTTGGAGGAGATGTACAAGAAATATTCGGGAGGTTTACTCAAGTGAAGTATCTAGTCTTGCATGAGAACTCATACGTCGGAGGCATAAACTCTTCTAAAATCCTCACGTTACCTAATCTTTCAAGGCTAGATCTTAGCAAAAACAGCTTCTCTGGCCAGTTACCTCCCGAGATCTCGCGGATGCAGAGTTTGAAGTTCTTGATTCTTGCTTATAACAACTTCAGCGGCGATATACCGAAAGAGTATGGTAACATGCCGAATCTTCAAGCGCTTGATCTCTCTTTCAACAAGCTGACCGGTTCGATACCAGCTTCGTTCGGGAAACTGACGTCTCTTCTGTGGCTTATGCTTGCGAACAACTCTTTATCAGGAGAAATCCCTCGAGAGATTGGAAACTGCTCTAGCCTTCTGTGGTTTAACGCCGCGAATAATCAGTTATCTGGTGGATTACACCCTGAGCTGACTCTAATGGGTAGCAATCCTTCTCCGACTTTCGAAGTGAACAAGCGAAACACCGACAACATAATCGCTGGCTCAGGTGAATGCTTGGCGATGAGGAGATGGATTCCTGCTGAGTTCCCTCCTTTCAACTTTGTATACGCAATACTTACTAAGAAGAGTTGCAGAAGCTTATGGGACCATGTGCTCAAAGGGTATGGGCTATTTCCTGTGTGCTCTCCTGGCTCAACGGTCCGGACGCTCGATATCTCTGCTTACCTTCAGCTCAGTGGGAACAAACTAACCGGCGAGGTTCCTGCGAATATCTCTCGGATGAAGAAGCTGAGTATGCTTCATTTGGGGTTCAACGAGTTCCACGGGCAGCTTTCCAAGGAGATTGGGAAGTTGCCTCTCGCGTTTCTCAACCTGACGAGAAACAACTTCTCGGGACAGATCCCTGAGGAGATAGAGAATCTCAAGTGTCTGCAGAATCTTGACCTGTCTTACAACAACTTCTCAGGAAACTTTCCGACCAGTTTGAACAACTTGTCTGAGCTGAGTAAGTTCAACATCTCTTACAACCCTTTTATTACCGGTGTCATACCATCCACAGGACAGCTCACAACCTTTGAGAAAGAGTCCTTCCTTGGGAATCCGTTACTCCAGTTTCCAAGCTTCTTCAACCAATCaggtaacaacaacaacaagacgAGGACTCAGATTACATACCAAAAGCTAGGACACAGGCCGGGAACTATCCTCGTGGTTTGCATCTCCTCCGCTCTCGCATTGGTCTTCATCGCTTGTGTGGTGGTTATAAGCATCATCCTCATGGTTGTCAAAAGCTCAAGACAATCCGAAACAGATCTCTTGGACGGTTCCAAAATCAGACACGACAGCTCCGGGGGATCGTCCCCCTGGCTgtcgggaaaaatcaaagtcaTCCGCTTAGATAAGTCCACGTTCACGTACACCGACATTCTCAACGCCACCAGTAACTTCTCCGAGGAGAGAGTAGTGGGTAAAGGAGGATACGGGACCGTGTACAGAGGCGTGTTGCCCGACGGAAGAGAAGTCGCGGTCAAGAAGCTGCAGAGAGAAGGCACGGAAGCTGAGAAGGAGTTCAGAGCCGAGATGGAAGTTCTAAGCGCCAACGCGTATGGTGACTGGGCGCATCCTAACCTCGTTAAGCTGTACGGATGGTGCTTAGACGAGTCGGAGAAGATCTTGGTGCATGAGTACATGGGTGGCGGGAGCTTAGAGGAGCTTATAACAGACAAAACAAAGCTAACATGGAAGAGACGGATTGATATAGCTAAAGACGTGGCGCGTGCGTTGGTGTTTTTGCACCACGAGTGTTACCCTTCGATCGTTCACAGAGACGTGAAGGCGAGTAACGTCCTCTTGGACAAGCACGGGAACGCGAGGGTGACGGACTTTGGACTAGCGAGGCTTTTGAACGTTGGGGATAGCCACGTGAGCACTGTGATCGCGGGGACTATAGGGTATGTAGCTCCTGAGTATGGACAGACTTGGCAGGCTACTACCAGAGGAGATGTTTACAGCTACGGGGTTTTGATAATGGAGCTCGCGACGGGGAGAAGAGCGGTTGATGGAGGTGAAGAGTGTTTGGTTGAATGGGCTAAACGGGTGATGATGGCTGGTAACGTGACGGTTAAAGGGTCACCGTTTACTCTCTCCGGGACAAAGGCAGGGTACGGTGCTGAGGAGATGACTGAGCTATTAAAAGTTGGTGTGAAGTGTACTGCGGATCAGCCTCAGGCAAGACCGAACATGAAAGAGGTGTTGTCGATGTTGGTTAAGATATCTAGTAAAGCTGAACTCTTCAATGGTTTGTCTTCACCACCACAAGTTTACATAGAAATGTAA
- the LOC106354388 gene encoding uncharacterized protein LOC106354388: MWNLASKSIKEGFRSKDDVTKQRNTPLDSSGDGRKTTKEEKLECPICWESFNVVENVPYVLWCGHTICKYCLLGLQRAVVNKSSGFPFQLPFFVACPWCSFLSLRLVRNGTTIKFPSKNYYLLWMVETMNGSRSDDNKRVTPGHRRCDGVTSDDNRGWWNGLTRRWRLHDSVCKSMAIVAHLLAKFPLVVIFLLVALYAIPVSAAVLGVYVFVTFALAVPSFLVLYFAVPSLNWLIREISA, translated from the coding sequence ATGTGGAACCTAGCTTCAAAATCCATCAAAGAAGGTTTTAGATCAAAAGATGATGTCACAAAACAGAGAAACACTCCTTTAGATTCGTCTGGAGATGGAAGAAAGACAACGAAGGAAGAAAAATTAGAGTGTCCCATTTGCTGGGAATCATTCAACGTCGTTGAGAACGTGCCTTATGTATTATGGTGTGGTCATACCATCTGCAAGTACTGTCTCTTAGGGCTTCAACGTGCCGTTGTGAACAAATCCTCAGGTTTTCCTTTCCAGCTTCCCTTCTTCGTCGCTTGCCCTTGGTGCAGTTTCCTCTCTTTAAGACTAGTACGCAACGGAACAACCATCAAGTTCCCTTCCAAAAACTATTATCTTTTATGGATGGTCGAAACCATGAACGGTTCTCGCAGCGACGACAACAAAAGGGTCACTCCAGGGCACAGAAGGTGCGATGGAGTGACCTCAGATGACAACCGCGGTTGGTGGAATGGTCTGACTAGAAgatggagacttcatgactcggTATGTAAGTCAATGGCTATTGTTGCTCATCTCTTGGCTAAGTTTCCTTTGGTAGTTATATTCCTTTTGGTGGCTTTATATGCAATCCCTGTGAGTGCTGCAGTTCTCGGTGTCTATGTCTTTGTCACGTTTGCTTTAGCTGTCCCGTCGTTTCTCGTCCTTTATTTCGCTGTCCCGAGCTTAAACTGGCTGATCAGAGAGATCTCAGCCTAA
- the LOC106354386 gene encoding probable xyloglucan 6-xylosyltransferase 5: protein MGQDGSPAHKRPSGSGGGLPTSTVSNGGGRSGRGVLPRGRQMQKTFNNIKITILCGFVTILVLRGTIGVGNLGSSSADAVNQNIIEETNRILAEIRSDSDPTDLDSPQEIDMNTNETYALGPKITDWDSQRKVWLEQNPEFPSTVNGKARILLLTGSPPKPCDNPIGDHYLLKSVKNKIDYCRLHGIEIVYNMAHLDKELAGYWAKLPMIRRLMLSHPEVEWIWWMDSDALFTDILFQIPLVRYEKHNLVIHGYPDLLFDQKSWIALNTGSFLLRNCQWSLDLLDAWAPMGPKGPIRDEAGKVLTAYLKGRPAFEADDQSALIYLLLSQKDTWMEKVFVENQYYLHGFWEGLVDRYEEMMEKYHPGLGDERWPFVTHFVGCKPCGSYADYAVERCLKSMERAFNFADNQVLKLYGFGHRGLLSPKIKRIRNETVAPLEFVDKFDIRRTEVEFKPRY, encoded by the coding sequence atgggTCAAGACGGGTCGCCGGCGCACAAAAGACCATCCGGAAGCGGCGGAGGACTTCCGACATCAACCGTATCAAACGGCGGAGGAAGAAGCGGTCGCGGCGTGCTGCCACGCGGCAGACAGATGCAGAAGACGTTCAACAACATCAAGATCACGATCCTCTGCGGCTTCGTCACCATCCTCGTCCTACGCGGCACGATCGGCGTCGGGAACCTCGGGAGCTCGAGCGCCGACGCGGTTAACCAGAACATCATCGAGGAGACTAACCGGATCCTAGCCGAGATCCGGTCCGACTCGGATCCCACCGACTTGGATTCTCCTCAGGAGATAGATATGAACACCAACGAGACTTACGCCTTGGGGCCTAAGATAACTGATTGGGATAGTCAGCGAAAGGTGTGGCTGGAACAGAACCCTGAGTTTCCTAGTACTGTTAATGGCAAAGCTCGGATCTTGCTGTTAACGGGATCTCCTCCTAAGCCCTGTGATAACCCTATCGGTGATCATTACCTGTTGAAGTCTGTGAAGAACAAGATTGATTACTGTAGGCTCCACGGGATTGAGATTGTGTACAACATGGCTCATTTGGATAAGGAGCTCGCTGGTTACTGGGCCAAGTTGCCTATGATAAGGAGGTTGATGCTGTCTCATCCTGAAGTTGAGTGGATATGGTGGATGGATAGTGACGCTTTGTTCACTGACATACTGTTTCAGATCCCTTTGGTTAGGTACGAGAAGCATAACCTTGTGATTCATGGTTATCCGGATTTGCTGTTTGATCAGAAGTCGTGGATTGCTTTGAACACTGGGAGTTTTCTGCTGAGGAACTGTCAGTGGTCTTTGGATTTGTTGGATGCTTGGGCTCCCATGGGACCTAAAGGGCCGATACGTGATGAGGCAGGGAAGGTGCTGACGGCTTATCTTAAAGGCAGGCCGGCTTTCGAGGCGGATGATCAGTCGGCGTTGATCTATCTCCTCCTTTCTCAGAAGGATACGTGGATGGAGAAAGTGTTTGTGGAGAATCAGTACTATCTCCACGGGTTTTGGGAAGGTTTGGTTGATAGGTATGAGGAGATGATGGAGAAGTATCACCCCGGGTTGGGCGATGAGAGGTGGCCTTTTGTGACGCATTTCGTGGGGTGCAAACCGTGCGGTAGCTACGCTGATTACGCGGTTGAACGCTGCTTGAAGAGCATGGAGAGGGCTTTTAATTTTGCAGACaatcaagtgctgaagctgtaTGGTTTTGGACATAGAGGGTTGTTGAGCCCCAAGATTAAGAGGATCAGGAATGAGACGGTGGCTCCTTTGGAGTTTGTAGACAAGTTTGATATTCGCAGAACGGAAGTGGAATTCAAACCGCGTTACTAG
- the LOC106354385 gene encoding protein NEN3-like: protein MASTLGGGNEGRSEIAFFDLETAVPTEPGKPFAILEFGAILVCPRKLVELHSYSTLVRPTDLSLISTLSKRRSGITREGVLSAPTFVEVADQVYNILHGRIWAGHNIKRFDCVRIRDAFAEIGHSPPEPKAVIDSLSLLSQKFGKRAGDMKMASIAKYFELGDQAHRSLEDVRMNLEVVKHCATVLFLESSVPDILTEMSWFSPRRSPRTKSNEKSLPNGVKESSASSSSSSKTDQSLSSVDATDKETHPIVSLLTECSEDDTCSGIDPSDITTLISKLHIGTPLQTDAAETVTREQDESTPSPNPDAKEESFLRVDEVSVSSIRGSLVPFKRGGSLRMKLFHDDEPLQLYRDSLKVRFGISRKYLDHTGLPRLNIVVDLPPDLCKILEEANDVARNLSVESGTSSGWRLTVMRKKGFANYPTARLQISSESNGDDPTEVYQREESSETVQKLDFSSNEFEELESALLPGTLVDAYFSLEPYDYQKMAGIRLAARKLVIHMIK, encoded by the exons ATGGCTTCAACACTAGGCGGGGGCAACGAGGGAAGAAGCGAGATAGCGTTCTTCGACCTCGAGACGGCGGTTCCGACAGAACCGGGAAAGCCTTTCGCTATTCTGGAGTTTGGAGCCATCTTAGTCTGCCCTAGGAAGCTAGTGGAGCTCCACAGCTACTCAACTCTGGTTCGACCCACCGACCTTTCTCTCATCTCCACGCTCTCCAAACGGCGTAGCGGTATCACGCGCGAAGGAGTCCTCTCTGCGCCAACGTTCGTCGAAGTAGCTGACCAAGTCTACAACATTCTCCATG GAAGGATATGGGCGGGACATAACATAAAGAGGTTTGATTGTGTGAGAATAAGAGACGCGTTTGCGGAGattggtcattctccaccagaGCCGAAAGCTGTAATTGATTCTCTTTCGTTGTTGTCTCAGAAGTTTGGGAAGAGAGCTGGTGACATGAAG ATGGCATCAATTGCTAAATACTTCGAGCTAGGAGATCAAGCACATAGGAGCTTAGAAGATGTCCGGATGAATCTTGAAGTTGTCAAGCACTGTGCAACTGTCTTGTTCCTG GAGTCAAGTGTTCCTGACATTCTCACAGAAATGAGCTGGTTTTCACCGAGGAGAAGTCCAAGAACGAAAAGTAATGAGAAGTCATTGCCTAATGGAGTTAAAGAAAGCTCAGCTTCCTCATCCTCCAGCTCTAAAACTGATCAGAGCTTGTCTTCAGTTGATGCCACAGACAAAGAAACCCATCCCATAGTTTCTCTTCTGACAGAATGCTCAGAAGATGATACTTGTAGTGGAATAGATCCATCTGATATAACCACTCTAATAAGTAAACTCCACATTGGAACTCCTCTTCAGACAGATGCTGCAGAAACTGTAACAAGAGAACAGGATGAGTCAACTCCATCACCTAATCCTGATGCCAAAGAGGAAAGCTTTTTGAGGGTTGATGAAGTATCTGTCTCTAGCATCAGGGGAAGTCTTGTCCCGTTTAAACGTGGTGGTAGCTTAAGAATGAAGCTGTTCCATGACGATGAACCTCTGCAACTTTATAGGGATAGCTTGAAAGTTCGGTTTGGGATAAGCCGGAAGTATTTGGATCATACAGGCCTACCAAGGTTGAACATTGTTGTCGACTTGCCTCCTGATTTATGCAAGATCTTGGAGGAAGCCAATGATGTTGCACGTAACTTATCGGTTGAGTCGGGCACAAGCTCAGGTTGGAGGCTCACCGTTATGAGGAAAAAAGGCTTTGCTAACTACCCCACAGCTAGATTGCA AATCAGCTCAGAATCTAATGGAGATGACCCCACCGAGGTGTACCAGAGAGAAGAATCTTCGGAAACTGTTCAAAAGCTAGATTTCAGTAGCAACGAGTTTGAAGAGCTTGAGTCAGCGTTACTTCCTGGTACACTGGTTGATGCATACTTCTCACTTGAGCCTTATGATTATCAGAAAATGGCAGGGATACGTCTAGCAGCCAGAAAGTTGGTTATCCACATGATTAAATGA
- the LOC106354389 gene encoding NEP1-interacting protein-like 2 — protein MDAIFSPAVEPEGATDSTIDTVSRLVSGAFSGALTGFFAMAGAFTGAVTGAVAGRAAQYGVLRGAALGAVAGAILSVEVLEASRAYWYLELTGSRGPSSMADFVEQLFRGRLVDEQLMSTMIQSHHWQLRISDVSYEGRDDVYGELEPRGLTGDSLRKLPCYIMSSEMTKKQIIHCTICLQDIAVGEITRSLPRCDHTFHLVCVDKWLIRHGSCPICRQAVKD, from the exons atgGATGCGATCTTCTCCCCCGCCGTGGAACCTGAAGGAGCCACCGACTCAACCATCGACACAGTTTCTCGCTTGGTCTCCGGCGCTTTCTCTGGAGCTCTTACTGGTTTTTTCGCTATGG CTGGAGCTTTCACAGGAGCAGTAACTGGTGCGGTGGCAGGAAGAGCGGCACAGTACGGAGTCCTCCGTGGGGCTGCACTCGGCGCTGTAGCTGGAGCTATTCTCTCTGTTGAAGTCTTGGAGGCTTCTCGTGCCTACTGGTATTTAGAGCTAACGGGATCGAGGGGTCCTTCATCTATG GCAGATTTTGTAGAGCAACTGTTTCGTGGGAGACTAGTAGATGAACAGCTTATGTCAACAATGATACAGTCACACCACTGGCAG TTAAGGATATCAGATGTAAGCTATGAAGGGAGGGATGATGTTTATGGTGAATTGGAACCCAGAGGCTTAACAGGTGACTCGTTAAGAAAACTACCATGCTATATCATGTCAAGTGAGATGACCAAGAAGCAAATCATTCACTGCACTATTTGTCTTCAG GACATTGCAGTAGGCGAAATCACACGAAGTTTACCGAGATGTGACCATACGTTTCACCTGGTTTGTGTTGATAAATGGCTCATCAGACATGGATCATGCCCCATTTGCAGACAGGCCGTTAAAGATTAA
- the LOC106348419 gene encoding NEDD8-conjugating enzyme Ubc12-like isoform X2 yields the protein MIGLFKVKEKQREQAQNASRGGGGGGGASVKKQSAGELRLHKDISELNLPTSCTISFPNGKDDLMNFEVSIKPDDGYYHNGTFAFTFHVYPVYPHEALKVECKTKEPNSEDPLNDEAAQVLRDNPKLKPLYPPLYFSYSQRTLVCLFLLL from the exons ATGATTGGGTTGTTTAAAGTAAAGGAGAAGCAAAGAGAACAAGCTCAGAACGCTagcagaggaggaggaggaggaggaggggctTCCGTTAAGAAGCAATCTGCTGGTGAACTTCGTCTTCACAAAG aTATATCAGAGCTGAACCTTCCAACCTCTTGCACGATATCTTTTCCCAATGGCAAAGATGATTTGATGAACTTTGAAGTCTCCATTAAACCTGATGATGGTTACTACCA TAATGGTACGTTTGCTTTCACATTCCATGTGTATCCTGTGTATCCTCATGAAGCTCTTAAAGTTGAATGCAAAACCAAG GAACCAAACTCTGAAGATCCCCTGAACGATGAAGCAGCACAGGTTTTAAGGGATAACCCAAAGCTGAAACCACTTTATCCTCCATTGTATTTCTCTTATTCTCAAAGGACccttgtttgtttgttcttgCTTTTGTAA
- the LOC106348419 gene encoding NEDD8-conjugating enzyme Ubc12-like isoform X1 — MIGLFKVKEKQREQAQNASRGGGGGGGASVKKQSAGELRLHKDISELNLPTSCTISFPNGKDDLMNFEVSIKPDDGYYHNEGNVCLNILREDWKPVLNINTVIYGLFHLFTEPNSEDPLNDEAAQVLRDNPKLKPLYPPLYFSYSQRTLVCLFLLL, encoded by the exons ATGATTGGGTTGTTTAAAGTAAAGGAGAAGCAAAGAGAACAAGCTCAGAACGCTagcagaggaggaggaggaggaggaggggctTCCGTTAAGAAGCAATCTGCTGGTGAACTTCGTCTTCACAAAG aTATATCAGAGCTGAACCTTCCAACCTCTTGCACGATATCTTTTCCCAATGGCAAAGATGATTTGATGAACTTTGAAGTCTCCATTAAACCTGATGATGGTTACTACCA TAATG AAGGAAACGTTTGCCTCAACATCTTGCGTGAAGACTGGAAACCTGTTCTTAACATTAACACTGTTATCTATGGACTCTTCCATCTCTTCACG GAACCAAACTCTGAAGATCCCCTGAACGATGAAGCAGCACAGGTTTTAAGGGATAACCCAAAGCTGAAACCACTTTATCCTCCATTGTATTTCTCTTATTCTCAAAGGACccttgtttgtttgttcttgCTTTTGTAA
- the LOC106406345 gene encoding myb-related protein 308-like has protein sequence MGRTTWFDDDGVRKGEWTVEEDRMLVAYINEYGLGDWRTMPKRAGLQRCGKSCRLRWLNYLRPGIKRGKFTPQEEEDIIKFHSLLGNRWAAIAKQMPNRSDNDIKNHWNSCLKKRLVRSGIDPMTHKPVVTVAKATSSSTTSSPTPTPSSSSSSSFSSTSSARLLNKLAAGISSRKHELDRIKNVIMSEPRQAVEEDKMMIGKEDEEVTGCSMEIDENLISTTSSYEYLTCDFTPTYTPGFVAAFDDYSLVEPYDLYRSDFYHETSDDQLDLFLL, from the exons ATGGGGAGGACGACGTGGTTTGACGACGATGGGGTGAGGAAAGGAGAGTGGACGGTGGAGGAAGACCGGATGCTCGTGGCTTACATCAACGAATACGGTCTCGGGGACTGGCGTACCATGCCTAAGAGAGCCG GTCTGCAGAGATGTGGAAAGAGTTGTAGATTAAGGTGGCTGAATTATTTGAGGCCTGGAATTAAAAGAGGCAAGTTCACTCCTCAGGAGGAAGAAGATATCATCAAATTCCATTCTCTTCTTGGAAACAG GTGGGCAGCAATAGCAAAGCAAATGCCAAACCGATCAGACAATGACATAAAAAACCATTGGAACTCATGTCTAAAGAAAAGACTCGTTAGAAGCGGAATCGATCCCATGACCCATAAGCCAGTCGTCACCGTCGCCAAAGCCACTTCCTCCTCAACGACGTCGTCTCCAACACCGACTCCATCTtcgtcctcttcttcttctttttcctccaCAAGCTCTGCACGTCTACTTAACAAGCTTGCTGCTGGAATCTCGTCGAGAAAACATGAACTCGATAGGATCAAGAACGTTATCATGTCGGAACCAAGACAAGCCGTTGAAGAAGACAAGATGATGATAGGCAAGGAAGATGAGGAAGTGACTGGTTGTTCCATGGAGATCGATGAGAATCTGATCAGTACGACTTCGTCTTATGAGTACTTAACGTGTGACTTCACTCCTACGTATACACCTGGCTTCGTCGCTGCTTTTGATGACTACTCATTAGTTGAGCCATATGATCTATATCGATCTGATTTCTATCATGAGACCAGTGATGATCAACTTGACCTGTTCCTCCTTTGA